Sequence from the Pseudophaeobacter arcticus DSM 23566 genome:
GGTCGAGCTCAGCATTTATTTGGGTCACGCCCTCACCCAGATAGGCGGCCACCAGCTGGGCTTCGCTGATGTTGAACTGCGCGGCAAAATCGCGATCGCGCATCTTGTGGTTTTCTTGACGCATCTGGCGAATGGCCTGCGAGTCCAGCGGCGGAGTAAGGCTCATGTCTGGCCCTTTCAAAGTTGCAAGTTGGTGCGGAAAGGGCTGGCGCCGGCGCGTTGACCCATCGATTTGGGGGGCAGCTTCGGGCTGGCAGCTGCGGTGACGCAGCGGTTTATTTATGTTGACTGTTTTTATCACCTTTACTATCAGCCTCAAGTGGAAATCAATGATTCCACCAGAAACTATAGAAACTACCGCGCCAGCCCCTTCTGCAAGCTTCGGTTCAAAGACCAAGACGCAAAGGGACATGTGATGGGGAAATTTCGGCTGACGCAGCATTTGCTGGGGACCGTTTCCATATTGGGTTTGACGCTCGGATCGGGGGCATTGGCGCAGGATCTGCTAGAAGAACTGCCACCCGAGGTTCAGGGTGAAGGGTTCCTGGGCACCATTGAGCTGGGTCAGGGGAAGCGCGAAGTTCAGGTCGGTACCGCCGAGGCGCTGACAGTGATCAACCAGGAAGAAATTGACGACCGGCAGGCAGGCACGATTGCTGAACTGATCGATTCCGTTCCAGGCGTTGCCCTGGTAAACGGGTCGCGTCCCGAAGGCTCGGGGATCAATATCCGAGGCTTTGGCGCCAATGGCACCTATGGCACCGACCAGAAAGTAGCCATTGTCATTGATGGCGCCACAACCGGATCAGAAGAGATCTACCGCGTCGGCACGCAGCTGTTTACCGATCCTTCCCTTTACAAAAGCGTCTCAGTAAATCGCGGTACGGTTGGCTCGTTTGAATTTGGATCGGGCATCATTGGCGGTGTGGTCTCTTTTGAAACCAAAGATGCCTCCGACTTCACCGGTGGTGAAATTGGTTTGCGCTTTCGGCAGACGCTTGGCTACTCCAGCAACGGCGCGGGATATCACAGCTCGTCGATCATCGCCTGGCAGCCGATGGAAAACCTTGAGGTTCTGCTGAACTACACCAAGCGGGATACGGATGCCTACAAGGATGGCGATGGCAATCTGATTCAATATACCGCGACCGAGCCCTATTCCGGGCTTGCAAAGATCAAATACACCTTTGGGGATGCGGGTGAACACGGGCTGACATTCAGCTATCAGAAGACATCAACCGAGGAATTCGACGCGCCCTATGATGCGTTTAACGTTGTCAACTTTGGCAATGTGAACCGCCAGACAGAGTCCGAGATTGCGACTCTGAAATACGAATACAATCCGGTTGGCAACGATCTGATTGATCTGACCGTGCAGTATTCTTATTCCGATATCTATATCGAAAGTGAGCCAACCAATCCGGGTGGTTTTGCCGATTATTTGTTGGACGGCGATCACGACTACACCATTGATAAGCTGACAGTCAAAAACGCCATGTTCTTCCAGACCGGTGCAGCCTCGCATGATTTGCGGTTCGGGGTTGAATGGATCAGCAAGGACCGCCTTGAAAGTCAGGTAGATCCGGTTTCTGGCAATGTTTCAGTCCCCGGCGGCAGGGATGAGCGGACCGCCCTGTTTCTTGTTGATGACATCGATCTAGGGGGCCATTGGACAATCAGTCCGGCTTTGCGTTGGGAAAGTCAAAAGATCACCGGGGCGGGGACCTATGCTGGGGATCGCTATGACAATTCGGCTTTGATGGGTGGCATTTCAGCGCGCTATGAATTTGACTCCGGGGTCTCTGTATTTGCCAGTGCGGCCTATACCGAAAGCTTGCCGATCCTCGACGATTTGAACAACCCAACCTATATGAACCAACCCGAAAAATCGACAACCTATGAGTTCGGCGCTGCCTATGCGTCGAGCGGCGTCTTTGCGGGCGATGACTCGCTCCAGGTCAAGGCAAATGTCTTCTTCACACGTCTGTGGGATGTCACTTCCTATTCGGGCATCGGCGCAGTCGAAAGCCATGGTTTGGAGGTTGAAATGACCTATGCCATGGAAAACGGAACCTATTTTGATCTGAACACAGCCTATGGCGACTACGATGCGCTGCAATCCTCGGGGCTTTGGGGGCAGTGGGACAATGCGCCAGCCAACTCCGCGCGCCTGACTGTGGGTAAGCGCCTTGGTGAGGCCTGGGATCTGAGCTGGGAACAGGTGGTGGCCGAGAATGGTTCGCGCAACTACGGTGGCTATGGAGTCAGCAATTTGCGGGCAACCTACCGTCCACAATCGGGAGCGCTGCAAGGCGCCGAGATCCGCCTTGGGATCGAGAATGCATTTGATCGCCAGTACAAGCCCAACCTCGCCACCGAATACAAAACAGGGCGTAACTTTAAGCTGACTTTGGCAAAATCCTTCTGATCCAACCACAACAAATGAGGTCACAGATGGCACAACTGGCTCACTTTACCGCGGCTCTGGCGCTTGGATATTGCGGTGTCTTTGGAGGCCATGCAACGGCGCAGGAGGCAATGCCGCCTGTGCCCGGAGCAAGGCCCGAGGCAATCTCGATCGAGCTAAGCGCGGCCGAGGACATCGGGGCGGCCTGCAAGCTGTCCTTTGTGGTGACCAATAGCCACGGGCAGGACATCGACAAGGCGGTCTACGAGATGGTTTTGTTCGACGCCGCTGGTCAGGTGTCTCGTCTGACCCTGTTGGATTTTCAAGATCTTCCTGCCGGGCGCCTGCGGGTGCGGCAGTTTCAATTTCCACAGCCCTGCGCTGACATCAGCCGGGTGCTGATAAACGGAGCCCAGACCTGCACCGCTGCGGGCCTGGACGTGGGGGGGTGTTCGCAGGGGCTGACCCTGACCAGCCGGACCAAGATGGAGTTGTTGGGATGACCCTGATCCAAGAGGCCATCACGCGTGTTCTGGATCTTGGGGGGCCCGTTGTTTTGCTGCTTTTGTGTGTTTCGGTGCTGACAGCGGCGCTGGTGATCTACAAATTGTGGCAATACCAGGCGGCGCGGGTGGGGCGCCACCGGCAGCTGGCAACGGCTGTCGCCGCCTGGGATAATGGCGACAGGGAGCGGGCGCTCAAGGCGCTGGGCGAAAGCCGATCCTACCTTGGTCCGGTGTTGCGCATGGCCTTGACGTCACCGCAGTCTGCGGAACTGTCAGAGCGGGTCGACGCCGAGGCAGAAGCCCGGTTTGCGCAGCTGGAGCGCGGGCTGGGGGCGCTGGATATGGTGGCGCAACTGGCGCCTTTGATGGGGCTTTTTGGCACTGTGATCGGCATGATCGAAGCCTTTCAGAAGCTGCAGTCTGCCGGTTCTTCGGTGGATCCCTCGCTGCTGGCGGGCGGGATCTGGGTGGCGCTGCTGACGACGGCTGCGGGGCTGGCGGTGGCGATGCCAACCTCGCTGGTGCTGAGCTGGCTTACGGCGCGGATGCAGCGCGAACGGGTCTTTGCCAATCAGGCTTTGCGGGTTGTCTTTGCGCCTCAGGTATCGGCGGGGTCTCAGCCCGCTGCGGCGGCTCAGATATCTCCCGAGGCTGGTGTCGCGCCGCCTGTGGGACCCGTGGCACATGCCGGTTAAACTCTCCCCTCCCCAGCGTGGACGCCTGTCGATGACCTCGCTTATTGATGTGATTTTCCTGTTGCTGCTGTTTTTTATGCTGACCTCAACCTTCTCGAAATATGGCGAGGTTGAGCTGATGGCGGCTGGCACTGGCAGTACAGCGCCGAGCCGTCAAAAGCTGTTTGTCAGTCTTGGGCCCGACGCTGTGATGCTGAACGGTCAGAGCGTTGATCTGGACCGGATCGCGGACCTGATCCGCAGCCAGCCGCAGGACAGCCGGGGCCATCTGGTTCTGATCAGCCCCAATGCGCAGGCGACTTCGCAGCGTCTGGTCGATCTGCTGGCGGTGCTGCGACAGGTAGAAAACCTGCAAACGGTGGTCCTGGGCTGATGCAGTTGAAAACCCGTTCTCAGACGCAGAAAGAACCAACAATCGCCCTGATCAACATCGTGTTTCTGATGCTGATCTTTTTTATGATTGCCGGCACTCTGGCGCCGCCCATCGACAAGGACCTGACGCTGGTCAAGACCTCGGATCTTGAGGGGCGGGAGCCCCCGGATACCCTGGTGGCGCATGCGGATGGGCGGTTGTCGCTGCGCGGTCAGCCTGTTGCCGGGGCCAAGAGCTATATGGCCGGGTTGTCACCTGAGGCGCGGCAGGTGGTGCGGATTGTGCCGGATCAGGCCCTGCCAGCCAGGGAGCTGGTGCGACTTGGCAATGCTCTGCGCGCAGCGGGGGCGCAGCGGGTGGTTCTGATCTCTGAAAGGGCACTGTAGCCATGGCCGGGCAATTAAATGTTGGGCAATTAAATGCTGTGCTCCGACAGGTGCCGCAATCGCAAATGGCGGCATTTCTTTCCCTGCTCCTGGCCTTGGGACTGCATGCTGTCCCTGTCTTGCAGAGTAAGACAAACCCGGTGCAGCAGGCGGGAGGCAGGACTGCTTTGGCGGCGCAGGGCAACAGTTTTACCAATCTGGCGGTTGGGGTCGAAACCCCAAAAGAGGCCGTGGCGCCGCAGCCTGTCCCTCAGGCCGCACCAGCACCACCGGTTCAGCCGCAGCCTGCTGCCCCTGCCAGCTCGCCCTTGATGAAACGGCTTGTGGCCGAGGGTCCGGCCCCCGTTGCGCAGATCAAAACCGTTCAAGGTGGCGTACCCTTGGTTCCTCTCAGGGGAGAACCGCCAGTGGAGCCACCTGTCGAACCACCTGTCGAACCAGCTGCGCTGAACCCGGGGCTTGAACTTGCCCAACCGCCACTTGCTGAGCCCGCCACAAATGCGGTGCTGGATGTGGCGGAACCGGTATCTCAGATCGAGCAGGCCAGCCCAGTGGTGCAAACCACAGCGCAAACTATGGTGCAAACCCCGGCTGAGGCAACAGCTGTACCACCTGTTGAGCCCAATGAGGCGCAACCGCCAGAGCCGCAAAGCCCGGTGGTTACCCATTCCCTGCGCCCCCCTGAGCGTCCAGTTGAACATCCGGCTGAACCGCCGGTCTCGCCAGAACCGGCCCCCGCTCCACGCAGGGCAGAAAATGCAGCTGTCACACCCGTGGCGACGGCAAAGCCGCGCGGCAATGCAGCGGCCAGCGCAACCCGCGGCACCCAGCATTCGACCCGCAGCACAGCGGGGGGGCTGGCCGCAAGCGCGGCGGGCACGGCACAGACGCAGGGCAATGCAGCGGCCAGCAATTACTCTGGTTTGGTGATGCGCCGCATTCAACGAGCCAAACGGCGGGCAGATGTCCGGGGGGTCGCGCTGGTGCGCTTTCGCATAACGGCTGGTGGCGGCCTGGCCGGGGTGAGCATTGCGCGCAGCTCGGGGTCGGGCAAACTGGATGGAATTGCGCTGGCACAGATCCGCCGCGCCGCGCCCTTTCCGCCGCCACCCAATGGCGCGCGCACCAGCTTTACCGTCCGGATCAAGGGGCAGTGAGCCGCAAGAGTGCAGAGCAACAGATTTTGATCAAATGATTGCAGGGGAATTACGGGATGGGGTAGACAGCGGTCAGGATTGATCACAAGGGGCAAGACCCCGAATAAGGATAAGCCCATGACCCCGCTTTCTGGCCTCAAAGTTGTTGAATTGGCGCGCATTCTGGCAGGCCCCTGGATCGGCCAGTCGCTGGCGGATTTGGGCGCCAAAGTGACCAAAGTTGAAAGCCCGGACGGGGATGATACCCGCAGCTGGGGGCCTCCGTTTATTGAGCGCGACGGCGATAAAACAGCAGCCTATTATTATGCCGCCAATCGTGGCAAAGACTGTGTTGTGGCGGATTTTCGCAGCGAAGCAGGGCGCGCAGAGGTGCTGGAGCTGATCCGGGATGCGGATATTCTGATCGAGAATTTTAAGGTCGGTGGGTTGGCGAAATATGGTCTCGATTATGAGAGCCTGGCCAAGGTGAACCCGCGACTGATCTATTGCTCGGTCACCGGGTTTGGTCAGGACGGACCCTACGCCAAACGCGCAGGTTATGACTTTTTGCTGCAGGGCATGTCGGGGCTGATGTCGATCACCGGCGAGCCCACTGGCCAGCCGCAAAAGGTTGGAGTGGCGATCACCGATGTGGTCACCGGGCTCTATGGGACCATTGGTATTCTGGCGGCGGTTGAACAGCGCCATACCACAGGCCGGGGTCAGCACATCGACATGTCCCTGCTGGACTGCGCTACGGCGGTTCTGGCCAATCAGGCGATGAACTACCTTGCAACCGGCGACAGCCCGACACGGCTGGGCAATGCGCATCCCAATATCGCGCCCTACCAGGTCATGGCGGTACAGGATGGGCATATCATTCTGGCCGTGGGCAATGATGGGCAGTTCCAGCGCTTGTGCGATGTGCTGGGGCTGGCCGGGATCAAGGCGGATGCGCGGTTCAGCTCGAACCAGCTGCGGGTGGCCAATCGCGATGCCTTGACCACTTTGCTGGAAACCGTGCTGGCAGGCTGGACCCGGGGAGAGCTGCTGGCGGCACTGGAGGCGGCGACGGTTCCGGCCGGTCCGATCAATACTGTGGGGCAGGCCTTTGACGATCCGCAGCTTCAGCATCGCGGAATGCAGATTTCCCCAGAAGGCATCCCTGGCGTCCGTGGTCCCTGGAAATTCTCTGATGCTGAGCTGGCGCTGGAGAAATCGGCACCAAAACTGCCCAAGCTGGCCAAATAGTCCGACCGCTTTTGGCTTACCCCGTCTGGGGAGTGATGCTGAGGGGGGGCTGATCCCCCAGCAGGCGCCGTACCTTTGGATCCAGCCTGACGCTGGTGCTGGGGTAGGCTCCGGTCAGTGCCAGCGCTTCGCGGGCGCTGGTGCGCTCAGTGATGCGCACCCATACGGTACGGGTGGCAAAGGGCTGCTGATCCGGGCGGGCAGAGACCCCAAGGGTCAGCCCCTGCAGGTAACTTGTCTGTTGCGGGTGTTCCGGCATCAGAACCGTCTCAGACAAAAAGCCGCCTTCACGTCGGGATGTCTCATACATGCAAAGCCGGTTTCCCTGAAAACTGGCCAGCCCGTGATACCGCCCGCGTTGGCGAATGCTGCCGTCCTGGGAACTGGCCCGCTCATAGGTATGGGTGACAACCAGACCGTCCTGGGCGCGCAGCTGGATCAGACTGCGCAGGATCTGCCCCGGCCAGGTCGGGGTGCAGTAATAGGCGTGATAGATCCCTAAAAACCGCCGCAGCGGGCGGGCCTGGTTTTGAAACAATCGATTGAACGGAAGCAGGGAAGGATTTGCGGCCAGCGCTGCCTTATCCAGCCGCGCGCCCTGTGTGGCGCAGAATTCCGCATGGGGCGCCAGCAGCTCTGCCTCTGTCAGGGCAAAATACTTACTGATGCGCCGCAGGTTATGCGCCGAGGGGGCGCCGCCGCCGCTGAGATAGCGGTTGAACTGCTGACGGTTGATGCCGATGCCACGGCAGGTCTGGGCAATCGGCCCCGCCTCGGCACAGAGCCAGCGCAGGTTTTGGGAAAAGGAGGACTGCATCTGGCTCTCGCTTTTTGAGGTCTCGATAAAATGCTTACATTAGCGTCACTTTGTGCACAATCGCGCAGTATGTGAATTCAATGACCTGGGCGAGATTGCAGCAAGATTTTTAGCCAGAAAAGAGAGCCTCGGATGCCCAACGCCTATGACCTGATCGAGTCCACCTGGATCACCCTGCCCGACGGGCGCCGCCTGGCCGCGCGGATGTGGTTGCCACGGGTGCAGACTCCGGTTCCAGCCATTCTGGAATATCTGCCCTATCGCCAGGGCGATGGCACCGCGCCGCGCGATGAAACCACCCATACGGTTTTTGCCAGCGAAGGCTATGCCTGTATCCGCGTTGACATCGCCGGAACGGGGGACAGCGAAGGCGTCTTTGATGACGAATATTCGGAGCAGGAGCTGAGCGATGGCGAAGCGGTTCTGGCCTGGATTGCGGCGCAGGACTGGTGCGACGGAAACATCGGTATGATCGGCATTTCCTGGGGTGGTTTCAATGGGTTGCAACTGGCCTTCCGCCGTCCCGAGGCGCTCAAGGCGGTGGTCTCGGTGGCCTCGACTGCGGATCGCTACGCCGATGATATCCACTATATGGGCGGCTGCCTGCTCAGCGATAATGCCAATTGGGGTAGCCAGATGTTTGCCTATCAATCGCGCCCGGCAAACCCCAAGAACCGCGCCGACTGGCGGGCGGACTGGATCAAACGGATTGCGGAGATGCCCTTTATGGCCGCTGACTGGCTGCGCCATCCAACCCGCGATGAGCAATGGAAACACGGCTCTGTCTGCGAGGATTGGTCGGCCATCACCGCCCCGGTGCTGGCGATCACCGGCTGGGCGGATGCCTATGTGAATACACCATCCGCCCTGGCGGCAAATCTCACCGCGCCCGCCAAGGCGCTGGTTGGCCCCTGGGAGCATCGCTACGCCCATATCGCCAAACTGGATCCGGCGGATTTCCATGGCGAAGTGCTGGCCTGGTTTGATCACTACCTGCGCGCTAAGGACAGCGGCGCACAGGATCTGCCAGACTACCGGACCTATATGCAGGAGCATTTCAACCCGACCATGCAGAACAAGCCCCGCCAGGGCCGCTGGGTGGCCGAGGCGCAGTGGCCATCGCCCAATGTGCGGGACCGGGTGATGTATCTGGGCGCAGAGGCACTGTCGGAAGAGGTCGCTACAGGACAGCGGGTTGTGCGCAACCCCGCCACGCTGGGGCAGGCAGCGGGCTATTTTTGCGCCGGCATGCGGTTTGAAAATGAACTCCCCGGGGATCAGGCAGCGGACGATGCCTTGTCCACCTACTTTGACACCACACCGCTGACGGAGCCGCTGGAGATTTTAGGGCGGCCGCGCCTGCGGGTCTCGTTCAGCGTTGACCGTCCGGTGGCGCAGCTGGTGGCACGGCTGTGTGATGTCTCTCCCGAAGGGATCTCGCAGCGGATCACCTATCGCACCCTGAACCTGACCCATCGCGACAGCCATGAAACCCCAGAGCTGCTGGTGCCGGGGCAGCGCTATGAGGCCGAGATCGCACTGAATGAATGTGCCCATCACCTGCGCGCCGGGCATCAGCTGCGGCTGGCGCTTTCGACCTCTTACTGGCCCATCGTCTGGCCCGCACCGCAGGCGGCCGAAGTGACGCTGCATCTGGAGAGCTCTAGACTCACCCTGCCGGAGCGGCGCGTTGCAACAGAGATCGCACCGCAAAACCCCGGTGCGCCGCGCGATTACCCAACCCTGCAATCGCAGGTGCTGCGGCCCGCCAGCGGCACCTCACAGACCACAACCCGCGAAGATGGCACAGTGGTGCTGGATACCTTTGATGATTACGGCAAGGCGGTGGATCCTTACCACGGGCTGACGGTGGGCAGTCATGTTTCGATGCACTATGCAATCCACCCTGACGACCCGGCAACCGCTGTGTTTGCCAGTGACTGGGAATTCACCTTTGAGCAAGAGGGCTGGCAGGTCTCGATTGATACTGAGAACAAGATGAGTTGCGACGTGGAGAATTTCTATCTCTGGCGCAAAGTGACGGCCCGTGAGGGGGCTGAGGGGGCTGAGGTTCTGGTCAAGGAATGGCAGGAGACCATCCCGCGCGGCTTTCAGTGACGGGCTTTAGGTCAAATCCAAGGTCAGGCGTCTTTCGCCTGACCATCGTTGCGGTTTTGTCTTAAAAATCCAGGCCCAGATCCAGGGTGCTTGCCGAATGGGTCAGTGCACCAGACGAGATGAAATCGACACCCGTCGCGGCGACTTCGGCAATGCGCTCCAGCTTCATGTTGCCAGAGGCCTCTGTCACCAGATGGCCACGGGTCATCTCGACGGCGCGGATGAGGTCCGGGGTGCTCATATTGTCCAGTAGCACCACATCGGCGCCACCGGTTTCCAGTACCTGGCTCAGCTGATCCAGGGTGTCGACCTCGATTTCGACCTTCATCATATGGCTCACACTGGCCTTGGCTGCGTTCAACACCTGCGGGATGCCGCCAGCGGCGGCGATATGGTTGTCCTTGATCAGGATCGCGTCTGACAGACCAAAGCGGTGGTTCGAGCCACCGCCGTGGATCACCGCTTGTTTCTCCACCATCCGCAGCCCCGGCGTGGTCTTGCGGGTGCAGGTGATGCGGGTCTGGGTGCCCTTGGTTTCAGCGACAAACCCGGCGGTCAGGCTGGCAATCCCGGACAGACGCCCGGCAAAGTTCAGCGCCACGCGTTCGCCGGACAAGATCGCGGCGGCTGAGCCCTTGATGGTCATCAAGGTATCGCCGGGGACACAGGGGGAGCCATCCGCGACCAGGGTTTCAACCTGCAGGGCGGGATCCACCAGATGAAAGGCAATGCGGGCGATCTGCATGCCAGAAATAACACCGGCCTCGCGGGCATTCAGCCGCGCTGTATAGCGGGTTTCAGCAGGGATCACCGTGCGGGTGGTGATATCGCCGTTCTGACCCAGATCTTCATGCAGGGCGGCGCGCACCAACGGTTCCAGCAGCAGATCGGGCAGGGCAGCTTGGCGGATCATGGGATGTCCTTTCAAAGGCTTTGGATTACCTTGTTGCGCAGGGCATGGGCCGCGCTGAGGGTGGTTTGGCTGCGCTTGGCGAGGGCAGGGTCTGCCTGCGGAAAATCGGTGCGGAAATGCCCGCCCCGGCTTTCGCGTCGCTCCAGGGCGCAGGCGGCGATCAGTGTGGCGGTGGCGCACATGTTGAGAAAGGCCTCGCCCTGAGACTGGGCTGCTTCCAGCGCCTGCAGGGTGGCAAGTGCTTGCCGCAGCCCTTCGGCGTTGCGGCGCATGCCAACATGGGCCGTCATGGTCTGGCGCAGCTGTTGCACCGCACCCGCATCCATGCTCGACGTTGCTGCCTGGAACACAGGGTGTAGCTCTGCCACCGGCGCTTTTGGCTTTGTGATGGTGTCTGCGATGTCCCGGGCGGCACGGCGGGCATAGACCAGGGCTTCGAGCAACCCGTTCGAGGCCAGCCGATTGGCGCCATGCAACCCGGTTGAGGCAGCCTCGCCGCTGACCCAGAGGCGCTCCAGCGAGGCACGCCCGTGCATATCTGTCTCGATCCCGCCCATGTGATAATGCGCGGCGACAGCCACCGGAATGGGATCTTTTACCGGGTCAATCCCGGCGCGGGCGCAGGTTTCGGCCAGGGCCGGAAAGCGGGTCAGCACCTCGGCGCCAAGGGCGGCACGGGTGTCCAGCATGGGGCGGCGCCCGGCCTGGGTTTCGGCAAAGATGCCCCGTGCAACCACATCACGCGGGGCGAGCTCTGCATCCGGGTGCTGATCCAGCATAAACCGATGGCCCTCTGAATTGATCAGGGTGGCCCCTTCACCGCGCAGGGCTTCTGTCGCCAGAGGGGCGGGGTCTTCGCCGCAGTCAACCGCAGTGGGGTGGAACTGGACAAATTCCGCATCTGCAATGCGGGCACCGGCCCGGGCGGCCAGCCCGATAACCTGGCCCCGAATGCGCGGAGGATTGGTGGTATGGGCAAACAGGCCGCCAGAGCCCCCCCCGGCGAGCAAGACACCGGGGCAGGAGATCAGTACCGGGGCGGAAGGCTGGTCAGAGCGCCGTATCCAGACGCCTGTCACGGTCTCCGCGCGGGTTTCCAGCCGCAGGGCCTCGGTGCCCTCGATAACCTGGATCGAGGGCGTGGCGCGGACCTCTGCGATCAGGGTTTCCATGATTTGCTGGCCGGCCTGATCGCCCTTGACCCGGACAACGCGGGCGGCGGAATGGGCGGCTTCGCGGCTCATCACGTAGTTGCCCTCAGCATCGCGATCAAACGGCGCGCCAAGTTCCGTGAGGTCAAGAATATGATCGCGGGCCATGCGGGTGACCATATCGGCAACCTCGGCATCGACAGTGCCGTCGCCTGCCTTGCGGGTGTCGCGGGCATGGGATTCAGCGCTGTCGCTTTTGGCCATGGCAGCTGCAACGCCTCCCTGGGCCCAGGCGGAACTGGCCCCCAGGCCCAGGGGCTCGGGCGAGATCATCAGCACTGGACGTGGTGCCAGCTCCAGCGCCGCATAAAGCGCCGCAAGACCGGCGCCAACAATGACGATACGGTCGGTTTTCAGCGGTGTGGTCCCAACTGGGGTGTTCATGCGCCTGGCTCCCAAAGCTGCACTGTTGCTGGAGGGGGCGGCACCTCTCAGAGGCCCAGCTTTTGCGACAGATCGATCATTTTCTGCACTGCCTTGCGGGCGCCTTCGGCCACTTTGGGATCAACCTCGATTGGCTCGGACATGGTGTGCAGGGACCAGAGGATTTTCTCCAGCGTGATCTTTTTCATGTAGGGGCACATGTTGCAGGGGCCGACAAAATCCACCTCTGGCAGGCTGTCTGCGATATTGGAGGCCATGGAACATTCGGTGATCAGCAGGGCCTTTTCCGGTTTTTCGTCGGTGACATATTTGATGATGCCGCTGGTGGAGCCAGAGAAATCGGCCTCTGCCACCACATCGGGAGGGCATTCGGGGTGGGCAATCAATCGGGTGCCGGGGTTCCATTCGCGGAATTCACGCAGATCCTTGGCGCTGTATTGCTCGTGCACAATGCA
This genomic interval carries:
- a CDS encoding CaiB/BaiF CoA transferase family protein, with the translated sequence MTPLSGLKVVELARILAGPWIGQSLADLGAKVTKVESPDGDDTRSWGPPFIERDGDKTAAYYYAANRGKDCVVADFRSEAGRAEVLELIRDADILIENFKVGGLAKYGLDYESLAKVNPRLIYCSVTGFGQDGPYAKRAGYDFLLQGMSGLMSITGEPTGQPQKVGVAITDVVTGLYGTIGILAAVEQRHTTGRGQHIDMSLLDCATAVLANQAMNYLATGDSPTRLGNAHPNIAPYQVMAVQDGHIILAVGNDGQFQRLCDVLGLAGIKADARFSSNQLRVANRDALTTLLETVLAGWTRGELLAALEAATVPAGPINTVGQAFDDPQLQHRGMQISPEGIPGVRGPWKFSDAELALEKSAPKLPKLAK
- a CDS encoding CocE/NonD family hydrolase, whose product is MPNAYDLIESTWITLPDGRRLAARMWLPRVQTPVPAILEYLPYRQGDGTAPRDETTHTVFASEGYACIRVDIAGTGDSEGVFDDEYSEQELSDGEAVLAWIAAQDWCDGNIGMIGISWGGFNGLQLAFRRPEALKAVVSVASTADRYADDIHYMGGCLLSDNANWGSQMFAYQSRPANPKNRADWRADWIKRIAEMPFMAADWLRHPTRDEQWKHGSVCEDWSAITAPVLAITGWADAYVNTPSALAANLTAPAKALVGPWEHRYAHIAKLDPADFHGEVLAWFDHYLRAKDSGAQDLPDYRTYMQEHFNPTMQNKPRQGRWVAEAQWPSPNVRDRVMYLGAEALSEEVATGQRVVRNPATLGQAAGYFCAGMRFENELPGDQAADDALSTYFDTTPLTEPLEILGRPRLRVSFSVDRPVAQLVARLCDVSPEGISQRITYRTLNLTHRDSHETPELLVPGQRYEAEIALNECAHHLRAGHQLRLALSTSYWPIVWPAPQAAEVTLHLESSRLTLPERRVATEIAPQNPGAPRDYPTLQSQVLRPASGTSQTTTREDGTVVLDTFDDYGKAVDPYHGLTVGSHVSMHYAIHPDDPATAVFASDWEFTFEQEGWQVSIDTENKMSCDVENFYLWRKVTAREGAEGAEVLVKEWQETIPRGFQ
- a CDS encoding ExbD/TolR family protein codes for the protein MQLKTRSQTQKEPTIALINIVFLMLIFFMIAGTLAPPIDKDLTLVKTSDLEGREPPDTLVAHADGRLSLRGQPVAGAKSYMAGLSPEARQVVRIVPDQALPARELVRLGNALRAAGAQRVVLISERAL
- a CDS encoding energy transducer TonB family protein; the protein is MQSKTNPVQQAGGRTALAAQGNSFTNLAVGVETPKEAVAPQPVPQAAPAPPVQPQPAAPASSPLMKRLVAEGPAPVAQIKTVQGGVPLVPLRGEPPVEPPVEPPVEPAALNPGLELAQPPLAEPATNAVLDVAEPVSQIEQASPVVQTTAQTMVQTPAEATAVPPVEPNEAQPPEPQSPVVTHSLRPPERPVEHPAEPPVSPEPAPAPRRAENAAVTPVATAKPRGNAAASATRGTQHSTRSTAGGLAASAAGTAQTQGNAAASNYSGLVMRRIQRAKRRADVRGVALVRFRITAGGGLAGVSIARSSGSGKLDGIALAQIRRAAPFPPPPNGARTSFTVRIKGQ
- a CDS encoding helix-turn-helix domain-containing protein — its product is MQSSFSQNLRWLCAEAGPIAQTCRGIGINRQQFNRYLSGGGAPSAHNLRRISKYFALTEAELLAPHAEFCATQGARLDKAALAANPSLLPFNRLFQNQARPLRRFLGIYHAYYCTPTWPGQILRSLIQLRAQDGLVVTHTYERASSQDGSIRQRGRYHGLASFQGNRLCMYETSRREGGFLSETVLMPEHPQQTSYLQGLTLGVSARPDQQPFATRTVWVRITERTSAREALALTGAYPSTSVRLDPKVRRLLGDQPPLSITPQTG
- a CDS encoding TonB-dependent receptor domain-containing protein codes for the protein MGKFRLTQHLLGTVSILGLTLGSGALAQDLLEELPPEVQGEGFLGTIELGQGKREVQVGTAEALTVINQEEIDDRQAGTIAELIDSVPGVALVNGSRPEGSGINIRGFGANGTYGTDQKVAIVIDGATTGSEEIYRVGTQLFTDPSLYKSVSVNRGTVGSFEFGSGIIGGVVSFETKDASDFTGGEIGLRFRQTLGYSSNGAGYHSSSIIAWQPMENLEVLLNYTKRDTDAYKDGDGNLIQYTATEPYSGLAKIKYTFGDAGEHGLTFSYQKTSTEEFDAPYDAFNVVNFGNVNRQTESEIATLKYEYNPVGNDLIDLTVQYSYSDIYIESEPTNPGGFADYLLDGDHDYTIDKLTVKNAMFFQTGAASHDLRFGVEWISKDRLESQVDPVSGNVSVPGGRDERTALFLVDDIDLGGHWTISPALRWESQKITGAGTYAGDRYDNSALMGGISARYEFDSGVSVFASAAYTESLPILDDLNNPTYMNQPEKSTTYEFGAAYASSGVFAGDDSLQVKANVFFTRLWDVTSYSGIGAVESHGLEVEMTYAMENGTYFDLNTAYGDYDALQSSGLWGQWDNAPANSARLTVGKRLGEAWDLSWEQVVAENGSRNYGGYGVSNLRATYRPQSGALQGAEIRLGIENAFDRQYKPNLATEYKTGRNFKLTLAKSF
- a CDS encoding ExbD/TolR family protein, with protein sequence MPVKLSPPQRGRLSMTSLIDVIFLLLLFFMLTSTFSKYGEVELMAAGTGSTAPSRQKLFVSLGPDAVMLNGQSVDLDRIADLIRSQPQDSRGHLVLISPNAQATSQRLVDLLAVLRQVENLQTVVLG
- a CDS encoding MotA/TolQ/ExbB proton channel family protein; the encoded protein is MTLIQEAITRVLDLGGPVVLLLLCVSVLTAALVIYKLWQYQAARVGRHRQLATAVAAWDNGDRERALKALGESRSYLGPVLRMALTSPQSAELSERVDAEAEARFAQLERGLGALDMVAQLAPLMGLFGTVIGMIEAFQKLQSAGSSVDPSLLAGGIWVALLTTAAGLAVAMPTSLVLSWLTARMQRERVFANQALRVVFAPQVSAGSQPAAAAQISPEAGVAPPVGPVAHAG